A genomic segment from Candidatus Binataceae bacterium encodes:
- a CDS encoding alpha-L-fucosidase, producing MDSRAAAGKNAAAMSTWFDTARFGMFIHWGHCSQSGWELSWPLVGGVGVLPDGQSVGVEEYHAGAKTFNPVNFDAHSWARLARQTGMQYAVLTSKHHDGFAMFHTRESDFSIEHTPFRRDIVREYVEAFRAEGLKVGLYFSLLDWHHPDYPAFRESDKPYRFGSFRRSTPAQWDNFIRFMFAQIRELLTNYGKIDLIWFDGGWERKPEEWKSAELVAMIKELQPEILINDRLPGYGDFKTPEQAVPPTPPNGPWETCLTINNSWGYNPSDTNLKSTRMLVHTLCEVAGKGGNLLLNVSPTGTGELPREQVTRLHEIGEWISRNEEGILGTTPGLEPWQFYGPSTRRGNRIYLHLLMRPYDSVSVRGVKVKHVIAARSLGSTMGLKFSRRIGAADMIFNPDPIGEIIIYTPATALDSLATVIALDMDPT from the coding sequence GCAGTCAGAGCGGATGGGAGCTGTCGTGGCCCCTGGTCGGCGGCGTCGGCGTCTTGCCCGACGGTCAGAGTGTCGGCGTCGAGGAATATCACGCCGGCGCAAAGACCTTTAACCCCGTCAATTTCGATGCACACTCATGGGCGAGGCTCGCGAGGCAGACCGGGATGCAATATGCGGTGCTGACCAGCAAGCATCACGACGGCTTCGCGATGTTCCATACGCGCGAGTCCGATTTTTCGATCGAGCACACGCCGTTTCGGCGCGACATCGTGCGCGAATACGTCGAGGCCTTCCGCGCCGAGGGGCTGAAGGTTGGGCTCTACTTCTCGCTCCTCGATTGGCACCACCCGGACTATCCCGCGTTCCGAGAATCGGACAAGCCGTATCGCTTCGGCTCATTTCGCCGCTCGACGCCCGCGCAGTGGGACAATTTTATCCGCTTCATGTTCGCGCAGATCCGCGAGCTCCTGACGAATTACGGCAAGATCGATCTCATCTGGTTCGACGGCGGATGGGAGCGCAAGCCCGAGGAATGGAAGAGCGCCGAGCTCGTCGCGATGATCAAGGAGCTGCAACCGGAAATCCTCATCAACGATCGCCTGCCTGGCTACGGCGACTTCAAGACTCCCGAACAGGCCGTGCCGCCGACGCCGCCCAACGGTCCGTGGGAGACCTGCCTCACGATCAACAACAGTTGGGGCTACAACCCGTCGGACACCAATCTGAAATCCACACGGATGCTGGTGCACACGCTATGCGAGGTCGCGGGCAAGGGCGGCAATCTGCTGCTCAACGTGTCACCCACAGGCACCGGCGAGTTGCCGCGCGAGCAAGTCACGCGACTGCATGAGATCGGCGAATGGATCAGCCGCAACGAGGAAGGAATCCTCGGCACTACGCCGGGCCTCGAGCCGTGGCAGTTCTACGGTCCCTCGACGCGGCGCGGCAATCGCATCTACCTGCATCTGCTGATGCGCCCCTACGATTCCGTCTCAGTCCGCGGCGTCAAAGTGAAGCATGTCATCGCAGCCCGCTCGCTCGGCAGCACGATGGGATTAAAGTTCTCGCGCCGAATCGGCGCCGCCGACATGATCTTCAACCCCGATCCAATCGGCGAAATCATCATTTACACCCCAGCCACCGCCCTCGACAGCCTCGCCACCGTGATCGCGCTGGATATGGATCCGACGTAA